A DNA window from Entelurus aequoreus isolate RoL-2023_Sb linkage group LG24, RoL_Eaeq_v1.1, whole genome shotgun sequence contains the following coding sequences:
- the tcp11l1 gene encoding T-complex protein 11-like protein 1, whose amino-acid sequence MPNETDHVEGGGGKESEESTQDIPKQTVRKRVRTNTPSPHRGSDTPQASPPRFVSVEELMETAKGVNNMALAHEIMVNQTFQVKPSEFPEGSLERRVKEMMQKAFWDCLEAQLKEDPPQYMQAIKLLAEMKETVLSFLLPGHGHLRSRIQEVLDLALIQQQAEKGALDIGSLSQFIIEMMGSLCAPCRDEEISKLKEITDFVPLLKAIFSLLDLMKLDMANFAVNSIRPHLMQQSVEYERNKFQEFLDKQPNALDYTEKWIKDTVKDLREVSSTAASSGPSTLLPASVYNQAYLRLLKWNHLAEPFPETMLMDQARFQEMQQILEQLVMLSSVLLIVYTTTGEAISGLPGLMEKLKITVQAMLADMHTPSFSLQEALATTGEKLCMELSQCLSQHGYATLSTDRKNTLMGQISAIIQSDNTVRKLMDSRIQNYLLAFLEFGQHKNPPLPGGLAPVNKELKELAIRFSHLINFNKLVFSPFYQKILRKCLASGECSDTET is encoded by the exons ATGCCAAATGAAACTGACCACGTCGAGGGTGGAGGAGGCAAGGAGTCTGAGGAGAGTACCCAGGACATTCCAAAGCAGACTGTGAGGAAGAGGGTCAGAACAAACACCCCTAGTCCACACCGAGGCTCAGACACTCCACAAG CCAGTCCCCCCAGATTTGTGTCAGTAGAGGAGttaatggagacagcaaagggAGTCAACAACATGGCTTTGGCCCATGAAATAATGGTTAACCAGACTTTTCAAGTTAAACCCTCTGAGTTTCCTGAAGGAAG TTTGGAGCGCAGAGTGAAGGAGATGATGCAAAAAGCATTCTGGGATTGTCTGGAAGCTCAGTTGAAGGAGGATCCACCGCAGTACATGCAGGCCATCAAACTGTTGGCTGAAATGAAAGAG ACGGTGCTGTCTTTCTTACTGCCGGGCCATGGTCACCTGCGGTCCCGTATTCAGGAGGTCCTGGATTTGGCTCTAATCCAGCAGCAGGCAGAAAAAGGAGCACTTGACATTGGCAGTCTGTCTCAGTTCATTATTGAGATGATGGGCTCTCTCTGTGCCCCTTGCAGGGATGAAGAAATCAGTAAACTTAAGGAGATCACCGATTTTGTGCCTCTGCTCAA GGCTATTTTCTCACTATTGGACCTAATGAAGTTGGACATGGCTAACTTTGCTGTAAACAGCATCAGGCCTCATCTGATGCAGCAGTCAGTTGAATATGAGAGGAACAAGTTCCAGGAGTTTCTGGACAAACAACCTA ATGCTTTAGACTACACTGAGAAATGGATCAAGGacacagtgaaggacttgagagaggTTTCTTCCACTGCTGCATCATCTGGTCCTTCGACTCTCCTCCCTGCAAGTGTCTATAATCAAGCATATTTGCGACTACTGAAGTGGAACCACCTCGCAGAACCCTTTCCTGAG ACAATGCTGATGGATCAGGCTCGCTTCCAGGAAATGCAGCAGATTCTCGAACAATTAGTTATGCTGTCGTCCGTGCTACTCATCGTCTATACTACCACAGGAGAAGCCATTTCGGGGCTTCCGGGCCTTATGGAGAAGCTTAAAATCACTGTTCAAGCCATGCTTGCAGACATGCACACTCC GTCCTTCAGTCTGCAAGAGGCCTTAGCGACGACTGGGGAGAAACTGTGCATGGAGTTGAGTCAATGTTTAAGCCAACATGGCTATGCCACATTATCTACTGACCGGAAAAACACTTTGATGGGGCAAATCTCAGCCATTATCCAGTCGGATAACACAGTCCGCAAGCTGATGG ACTCCAGGATTCAGAACTACCTCTTGGCATTCCTTGAGTTCGGTCAACACAAGAACCCTCCTCTGCCTGGAGGTCTCGCACCAGTCAACAAGGAACTGAAAGAACTTGCAATTCGCTTCAGTCACCTCATCAACTTCAATAAGCTAGTCTTCTCTCCATTCTACCAAAAGATTCTCCGCAAATGCTTGGCATCAGGAGAGTGCTCCGACACAGAGACATGA